From the Sebastes fasciatus isolate fSebFas1 chromosome 3, fSebFas1.pri, whole genome shotgun sequence genome, one window contains:
- the LOC141764912 gene encoding CD209 antigen-like protein A isoform X2, with the protein MTPDASSKKEKLFGLVVVSFGLLCVLQAALNISLRLALYSSSAKTPDFEVIIKNLTEEGEDLKRKLSFFANNSQLGWVYFSHSLYYFSSTVKSWQESREDCQQRGADLMIINSKEEQDFGRQFKRNTWIGLTDRETEGIWKWVDGTAVNTSYWRTGEPNSFEGRDEDCGEIRDFEEERNWNDVPCKKQNYWICEKVGPP; encoded by the exons ATGACGCCGGACGCTTCATCCAAGA AGGAAAAACTCTTCGGACTGGTTGTTGTGAGCTTCGGACTCCTGTGTGTCctacaagctgctctcaacaTTTCCCTGCGTCTCGCTCTCT ACAGTTCTTCTGCGAAGACGCCAGATTTTGAGGTCATTATCAAAAACCTGACTGAAGAGGGAGAAGATTTGAAGAGGAAGCTGAGCTTCTTTG CTAATAACTCCCAACTAGGATGGGTGTACTTCAGCCACAGTTTATATTACTTTTCTTCCACTGTCAAGTCCTGGCAAGAGAGTAGAGAAGACTGTCAGCAAAGAGGTGCAGACCTGATGATCATCAACAGCAAAGAGGAGCAG GACTTTGGAAGACAATTCAAGCGGAACACATGGATCGGACtgactgacagagagacagaggggataTGGAAATGGGTGGATGGGACTGCAGTGAACACAAG CTACTGGCGCACTGGGGAGCCCAACAGCTTCGAAGGCAGAGATGAAGACTGTGGAGAAATAAGGGACTTTGAAGAAGAAAGAAACTGGAACGATGTACCATGTAAAAAGCAAAACTACTGGATCTGTGAAAAGGTGGGGCCTCCATAA